Proteins found in one Hippopotamus amphibius kiboko isolate mHipAmp2 chromosome 12, mHipAmp2.hap2, whole genome shotgun sequence genomic segment:
- the CLEC4E gene encoding C-type lectin domain family 4 member E has translation MDSSKSSTSQSTERGCFSSQVFLWTITGVSILLLSACFITRCVVTYHIFQFCNEKKFQPPEDFMEFSCNNDGSGSVKNCCPLKWVHFQSSCYFFSTDTMTWTASLKNCSSMGAHLVVINTQEEQEFLYHTKPKRKEFYIGLTDQVTEGQWQWVDGTPFTKSLSFWDIGEPNNIVTVEDCATIRDSSNPRQNWNDVPCFFNMLRICEMPERNS, from the exons atggatTCATCCAAATCATCTACATCACAAAGCACAG AGAGAGGATGCTTCTCTTCCCAAGTGTTCTTATGGACCATTACTGGGGTCTCCATCCTGCTACTGAGTGCCTGTTTTATCACCAGATGTGTTG TGACATATCACATCTTTCAATTCTGCAATGAGAAAAAGTTCCAGCCACCTGAAGATTTCATGGAGTTCTCCTGTAATAACGATGGATCAG GTTCAGTCAAGAATTGCTGTCCATTGAAATGGGTACATTTTCAGTCCAGCTGCTACTTTTTTTCTACTGACACCATGACCTGGACAGCAAGTTTAAAAAACTGCTCGAGCATGGGAGCTCATCTGGTAGTTATCAACACGCAGGAGGAGCAG GAATTCCTTTACCATACGAAACCTAAAAGGAAAGAGTTTTATATTGGACTGACGGACCAGGTGACTGAGGGTCAGTGGCAATGGGTAGATGGTACACCTTTCACAAAGTccctgag CTTCTGGGATATAGGGGAGCCCAACAACATAGTTACAGTGGAGGACTGCGCCACCATAAGAGACTCTTCAAATCCAAGGCAAAATTGGAATGATGTGCCCTGTTTCTTCAATATGCTTCGGATTTGCGAAATGCCAGAAAGAAATAGTTGA